The following DNA comes from Deltaproteobacteria bacterium.
AAACTTTTTTGAGATCCTGGCTCAAATGGTTTGAGACCCAAGGTCCTGAAAATCTGCAAGCCATTCCTGAGCTTGCTCTGATTAATCAACTGCCCCCTAGTGCTGAATTAAAGCCACTTTCCGAACATCAAAGTGACGAGGGCGATTTAATGCCTTATGTGGTGTTGGATGCCCTGGAGACCTTGGCCATTCGCGATAAACATTCGCCCCAAGAATGTTTAAATCAGGTGCAGCAAAAATTTCCAGCTTACGAGAAGAAGCAGCTTAAGAATTGGACCCGGCGCTTCTTCGATTTGTGGTGTAAAAGTCAATGGAAGCGTGAACGCTATGCGCTGTCTTTTCATCTGGATGACGAAAGTCTGGACCCCAAAACCTGGTGTCGATTTCCCATTTTATCTTCCGGTTTTAAAAATGAATTGGAGAACTTAAAATAGACTCGGTGTATTTCCTTAATGAGCTAAAATAGTAAATCTGCCAGCTGTCCCACTGTTTTCAAGGTCTTAATTTCCATCTTGGAAGATTTTTTAATCTTTGTATTTTTTTCTGAAATATAAACCTGCTTAAATCCCAAACGCTCAATCTCTGCGAGTCGCAGTTCCAATTGTGGGGCAGGGCGTATTTCTCCGCCAAGGCCCACTTCACCTATGTAAACCGATTCTTGCGGTAGTGCATGATTGCGAAACGAAGAGAGGAGAGCGGCCAGGATTCCAAGGTCGCTGCTGGGTTCGCTGAGTTTCAGCCCCCCAACTACGTTCAAAAAAACATCTTGTCCGCCGATGCTGTAGCCTAAATTTTTTTCTAAAATAGCGATGAGTAGAGCGAGGCGATTTCCATCCACACCCAGGGAAACCCTGCGAGGCATGGCCAAATTTGAACTGGAAACTAGCACTTGAACTTCCACCAAAAAAGGTCGTGAACCTTCCAGACTTGAGACAATTACCGAGCCCGGAGTTTTCTCGGAGCTTCCGGAAAGAAAGAGCGCTGAGGGATTGTCGATGGGCAGCAAACCAGCTGAAGTCATCTCAAAGACGCCCACTTCATTGGTGGATCCAAAACGGTTTTTGTTCGCACGTAGCAAACGGTAGGCCTGGCCTTTGTCTCCTTCAAAATACAAAACGGTATCCACCAGATGCTCTAAAACTTTGGGTCCGGCGATCATGCCTTCTTTCGTCATGTGACCGATGATCCAAGTTGATAAAGTTTTTGATTTGGTGAGATAGAGCAGTTTTCCTGCACACTCTCGCACTTGAGTGAGAGAGCCGGGGGCCGATTCGTGTTCGGGTAGAAAAATGGTTTGAATGGAATCGACAATCAAAAGTTTGGGTTTAATTTTTTCGACAAACTCTAAGGCCTTGCGCAGGTTGTTTTCGGAACACACAAAAAGATTTTTGGAGTGAATCCCCAAACGCTCGGCGCGCATTTTAATCTGCGAGGCTGATTCTTCACCCGAGATATAAAGCACGGGGTCTGTTTTGGCGACGTGACCCACGGTCTGCAAAACCAGAGTGGATTTTCCTATGCCGGGATCACCTCCCAGCAAAACCAGAGAACTAGGGACTATCCCGCCACCCAGCAAGCGATCCAACTCCGAATTACCGGAACTAAATCGTGCGATGTTTTCCATTTGTACTTCATCGATAGATTTCACCTCGCTGCTAATCGTGAAAAAGGCAGGGTCACTGTAACGCGAGGCGGTGGGGGTATTAGTACTTTTTGTTTCTTCGGCAAAGCTGTTCCACTTGTTGCAATCGGGACATTTGCCCAACCATTTGGGTGTTTGATAACCGCAGTTTTGGCAGGAATAAATTGTTTGAGTTTTAGCCATATTTTCTTAGATAATATCCATAAACACCAGAGTTACCCCCAAATTAAAAGGTGCCCGTTCGAAGCGTTTTACATAGGGATAATT
Coding sequences within:
- the radA gene encoding DNA repair protein RadA, with the translated sequence MAKTQTIYSCQNCGYQTPKWLGKCPDCNKWNSFAEETKSTNTPTASRYSDPAFFTISSEVKSIDEVQMENIARFSSGNSELDRLLGGGIVPSSLVLLGGDPGIGKSTLVLQTVGHVAKTDPVLYISGEESASQIKMRAERLGIHSKNLFVCSENNLRKALEFVEKIKPKLLIVDSIQTIFLPEHESAPGSLTQVRECAGKLLYLTKSKTLSTWIIGHMTKEGMIAGPKVLEHLVDTVLYFEGDKGQAYRLLRANKNRFGSTNEVGVFEMTSAGLLPIDNPSALFLSGSSEKTPGSVIVSSLEGSRPFLVEVQVLVSSSNLAMPRRVSLGVDGNRLALLIAILEKNLGYSIGGQDVFLNVVGGLKLSEPSSDLGILAALLSSFRNHALPQESVYIGEVGLGGEIRPAPQLELRLAEIERLGFKQVYISEKNTKIKKSSKMEIKTLKTVGQLADLLF